The following nucleotide sequence is from Camelus bactrianus isolate YW-2024 breed Bactrian camel chromosome 19, ASM4877302v1, whole genome shotgun sequence.
ctaaaaactacaaaGCACTGCTGAAAGAGATTCCAGAAGGCACAAATTAATGGAAGGACATACTGTGTTCATGAGTTGGAAGATTTAACATTggtaaaatgtccatactacccaaagcaatctactgATTCAATGTAATCCCCATCAAAATCCCAACAGCATTTttgcacaaaagaaaaacaatcctaaaatttatatgggatcTGAAGGGAccctgaataaccaaaacaatcttggaaaCAGAAGAATGTCAGAGACCTCACACTTAATGTGATTTCGAAACACCGTTacatacaaagctacagtaatcaaaatagtgtggtactggcataaggatagacatataagccaatggaatagaatagagagaccagaaataaaccctcatgtATATGGTCAAGTGATCAACAAAGATGCCAAGGCCacccagtggggaaaggacagtctctacAAATGGtactgagaaaactggatatccaaatgcaaaagaatgaagttagaccctCACTctacaccatatacaaaacttACAATGGATTAAAGGTCCAAATggaagacctaaaactataaaactcctagaacaaaacagagagaaaagtctTATGACACTGAACTTGGCAATAATTTCTTGGATATAATAGcaaaagcacaggtaacaaaaagtagaaaaggggaccacagcaaattttaaaacttcatgttCAAGGGATGCCCCTTCTCTGCCACTCAGGCAGCTCCCCACACCCCTCAGGTCCCGGCCCCACTGTGAGAGTTCATCGGCGAGTGTCCCATCCCGCCACCTGCCTCGGCCTCAATCAGGGGCTCCCCAGAGTCAGCGAGCGGAAGGCTGCCCCCAGGGGTCCTCAACTGGAGATTCTCCAGGCACAGGGGACTTCTCGGAAAGAAAGTTCTCTCCTGTGGCtggatttcagtttctttttccttcctggcACAGGTCCAGGCTCACCTGGTTCAGCGACTGACCCCGCCCACTCAGCCTTTGACGGTGAGGTGGAAATTTCTATTTCCATTTGCCTTTTCACTTTACACACATCAGCTGGGATTGCCCAGTGAGCCCAGCTAAAAGCAGAGCCATGGAGCCAGAGAAGCAGTTGGGATTTAGCCATGGCTGCAGCTTGGGTCCTGGTATTGGTGACCGCGATGCTGGCCTTGGCCAGAGcaggccctgtccccacttccAAGCCCACCATGACTGAGAAGGGCTGCCACATGGGCTGGTTCCAACCTCTGTCGCCACGGGAGCTGGAGGGCTTCAAGAAAGCCAAGGATGCCTTGGAAGAGTCGCTCTTGCTGAAGAACTGGAGCTGCAGCTCGCGCCTCTTCCCCAGGACCAGGGACCTGACGCAGCTGCAGGTGTGGGAGCGTCCTGTGGCCTTGGAGGCTGAGCTAGACCTGACGCTGAGGGTCCTGGGGGCTGCGGCGGACTCGTCCCTGGGGGTCGTCCTGGACCAGCCGCTTCGCACGCTGCGCCACATCCACTCCAAGCTCCAGGCTTGTGTCCCAGCTCAGCCCACAGCAGGACCCAGGCCCTCGGGCCGCCTCCACCACTGGCTGCACCGGCTGCAGGAGGCCACAAGGAAGGAGTCCCAAGGCTGCCTTGAGGCCTCAGTCACGTTCAACCTCTTCCGCCTCCTTGTAAGGGACCTGAGAAGTGTTGCCAGTGGAGACCTGCCCACCTGAGAACCTGGACCCTCACCCCGCCTGGGCCCGGACCTTATTTATGCACcaagccccagccctgccttaACTTATTTCCTCTCACCCCTTATTTATGGAACTGCGGCCCTGACTCATACCCATAAGAAAggtttattttttgacttttgtACAAAATGTGTAAATAAACAGTAaggaattggggaaaaaaaagaaccaactacCAATTTTCAGGAGGTTGAGAGAACAGAGGAACAGGTTAAACAACAGCAAGGACTGCAATCAGCAAAACAGACTCCGGCAAACTCTAAAGGACGAACAGTCTGACGTCTTCAACAAACACagttcaagggggaaaaaagagaaaaagaaaaacagggcCCCTGTACTCTATAGACACAGCCTTTAGGGTAAAGGTGATTTAAAGATCTATCTGCCAAATGCAATGTGGAGGCCTTATTTGGGCCCTGATGCAAACAAACAGTTTT
It contains:
- the LOC105071859 gene encoding interferon lambda-1-like, with amino-acid sequence MAAAWVLVLVTAMLALARAGPVPTSKPTMTEKGCHMGWFQPLSPRELEGFKKAKDALEESLLLKNWSCSSRLFPRTRDLTQLQVWERPVALEAELDLTLRVLGAAADSSLGVVLDQPLRTLRHIHSKLQACVPAQPTAGPRPSGRLHHWLHRLQEATRKESQGCLEASVTFNLFRLLVRDLRSVASGDLPT